From the genome of Aricia agestis chromosome 9, ilAriAges1.1, whole genome shotgun sequence, one region includes:
- the LOC121730412 gene encoding mitochondrial-processing peptidase subunit beta, producing the protein MLKVATVLRLASKPNNNVRALATAASKKQALVNVPPTQLTVLDNGIRVASEDCGAPTATVGLWIDAGSRYENSKNNGVAHFLEHMAFKGTSKRSQTDLELLVENMGAHLNAYTSREQTVFYAKCLANDVPFAVEILADIIQNSSLAEPEIERERGVILREMQDVESNLQEVVFDHLHATAFQGTPLGQTILGPTKNIKKISKADLQQYIKTHYQPARIVLSGAGGIEHGKLVDLANKHLGGLKNTTYDVPEIAPCRYTGSEIRVRDDSMPLAHVAIAVEGAGWTDADNIPLMVANTLVGAWDRSQGGGANNASYLARASAVENLCHSFQSFNTCYKDTGLWGIYFVAEPLQLDDFMYCLQKEWMKLCTTVTEGEVERAKNLLKTNMLLQLDGTTPVCEDIGRQILCYNRRIPLHELDARIDAVSVQNVRDVCYKYLFDKCPAVAAVGPTEGLPDYSRIRANMYWLRV; encoded by the coding sequence ATGTTGAAGGTAGCGACGGTATTGAGATTGGCTTCAAAGCCGAATAATAATGTTCGAGCACTAGCCACAGCCGCGAGCAAGAAGCAGGCCCTCGTGAACGTACCCCCGACACAACTCACAGTCCTCGACAACGGGATCCGCGTTGCGTCCGAAGATTGTGGTGCACCAACCGCGACTGTAGGCCTCTGGATCGATGCCGGATCCAGGTACGAAAACTCCAAAAACAATGGAGTCGCCCACTTCCTGGAACACATGGCTTTCAAAGGCACGAGCAAAAGGTCCCAGACGGACTTGGAACTCCTCGTCGAAAACATGGGAGCTCATTTAAACGCTTACACGTCGCGGGAGCAGACCGTGTTCTACGCTAAATGCCTCGCCAACGACGTTCCGTTTGCCGTCGAAATCCTTGCCGACATCATCCAAAACTCGTCACTCGCTGAACCCGAAATCGAACGAGAGCGCGGCGTCATCCTGCGCGAGATGCAGGACGTCGAGAGCAACCTGCAGGAGGTTGTATTCGATCACTTACACGCCACCGCCTTCCAGGGCACGCCCTTGGGCCAGACAATCCTGGGACCTACTAAGAACATCAAGAAGATCTCCAAAGCCGATCTCCAACAGTACATCAAGACCCACTACCAACCTGCCCGTATTGTCCTGTCCGGGGCTGGTGGCATTGAACACGGAAAATTAGTTGACCTGGCCAACAAGCACCTGGGTGGCTTAAAGAACACGACATACGATGTACCCGAAATTGCACCTTGCAGATACACCGGCTCAGAAATCCGAGTAAGAGATGACTCAATGCCCCTCGCTCATGTAGCCATTGCCGTAGAAGGTGCAGGGTGGACGGATGCCGACAATATTCCATTGATGGTAGCCAACACTCTTGTCGGTGCTTGGGACCGCTCCCAGGGTGGCGGCGCTAACAATGCATCCTACCTGGCCCGGGCATCCGCCGTGGAGAACCTCTGCCACAGCTTCCAGTCCTTCAACACCTGCTACAAGGACACAGGACTGTGGGGCATCTACTTTGTGGCTGAGCCGTTGCAGCTGGATGACTTCATGTACTGTCTCCAGAAGGAATGGATGAAACTGTGCACCACCGTCACAGAAGGTGAAGTCGAGCGGGCTAAGAACTTATTGAAGACAAACATGCTCCTTCAATTGGACGGAACCACCCCTGTGTGTGAGGACATTGGTCGCCAAATCCTGTGCTACAACCGCCGCATCCCCCTCCATGAGTTAGACGCTAGAATTGATGCTGTTAGCGTCCAGAATGTCCGTGATGTCTGCTACAAGTACCTGTTTGACAAGTGTCCCGCTGTAGCTGCTGTTGGTCCGACCGAAGGTCTCCCAGACTACTCTAGAATTCGCGCCAACATGTACTGGCTCCGAGTCTAA